In a single window of the Acetivibrio clariflavus DSM 19732 genome:
- a CDS encoding ABC transporter permease — protein MSFFESFKQALESLGANKLRSALTMLGIIMGVFSVITIVAIGNAAESYISSEFEKMGANTITITYQKSDISESDMLTLEDFETIKQVAPEVKNIAASIQRSGSLRIGEKTRDAIVNGVSSQYKSFSAIEMADGRFINDFDNTSKSNVIVVDEYFAKRYFKRVDIVGETVTFRTSWGKLINMQVVGVIKSYGELYESMLDNENVPAVVYVPITTLQSIYFNNKILQSIDVSTEQKDGLKELGDRIVKALERKRGKSDLFYAQSSQDVQKIISNILGVISSILLVIAVITLIVGGIGIVNILLVSVTERIREIGIRKALGAQKIDILMQFITESIIMTGISGMIGIFLGITAGNIISKMINIPPSVDIPVIIGAFLGSVALGLIFGVYPAKKAADLDPIEALRYE, from the coding sequence ATGAGTTTTTTTGAAAGCTTCAAGCAAGCCCTTGAAAGTTTGGGTGCCAACAAATTAAGATCTGCATTAACAATGCTGGGTATTATTATGGGGGTATTCTCAGTTATTACCATAGTTGCTATAGGTAATGCGGCAGAGTCTTATATAAGCAGTGAGTTTGAAAAAATGGGGGCAAACACTATCACGATAACTTACCAAAAATCTGATATAAGCGAATCGGATATGTTGACTTTAGAGGACTTTGAAACCATAAAACAGGTTGCACCGGAAGTTAAAAACATTGCAGCTAGTATACAAAGATCCGGGTCACTGAGAATAGGCGAAAAAACCAGGGATGCAATTGTTAATGGGGTTTCTTCACAATACAAAAGTTTTTCTGCTATTGAAATGGCAGATGGCAGGTTTATAAACGATTTTGACAACACGTCAAAATCAAATGTTATAGTTGTGGACGAATACTTTGCCAAAAGATATTTTAAAAGGGTTGATATAGTAGGAGAAACTGTAACTTTTAGAACTTCATGGGGAAAACTTATCAATATGCAGGTTGTAGGAGTAATTAAATCCTATGGCGAATTATATGAAAGCATGCTTGATAATGAAAACGTTCCGGCAGTGGTATATGTTCCTATAACTACTCTTCAAAGCATCTATTTTAATAACAAAATACTTCAAAGCATAGATGTATCCACAGAGCAGAAAGATGGACTTAAAGAGTTGGGGGACAGGATCGTTAAGGCTTTGGAAAGAAAGCGCGGCAAATCGGATTTGTTTTATGCCCAGAGTTCACAGGATGTGCAAAAAATCATTTCAAATATTTTGGGTGTTATTTCATCAATTCTCCTTGTAATTGCTGTTATAACCCTCATTGTAGGCGGAATTGGCATTGTAAATATACTTTTGGTATCGGTGACCGAGAGAATAAGGGAAATAGGAATTCGGAAGGCTTTGGGAGCGCAGAAAATTGATATTCTTATGCAGTTTATTACGGAGTCCATTATCATGACGGGAATAAGCGGAATGATCGGCATTTTTCTCGGCATAACAGCAGGAAATATAATTTCCAAGATGATAAATATACCGCCTTCAGTTGACATACCGGTTATAATAGGAGCGTTTTTAGGCTCGGTTGCATTAGGTCTGATTTTTGGTGTTTATCCTGCCAAAAAGGCTGCAGATTTGGATCCTATTGAAGCTTTAAGATATGAATAA
- a CDS encoding TolC family protein: MKKHTSLIISILTITAVTTAFAAESLKFSIQESKNVAASNSKQAVIDDLNIKAKESALRDAEKDAKMSTSVNTKIDKLNNKIAREVNPAKAAAELEYAKKIKEKNLKNLELETYKATSNMLLIKKELEMEKAKQDILNEKYKIAEARFKEGKLTENDLIDAKYALDSKAIDINKVTGKLEAANLELRRILGFDMSEDLIEIKDDLVLTSTKNIDIEKVVEDALNNDAELYIKSEELKASEKIMEFTKEDYEQGTPTYDENMLNLENAKVSFEDAKVNLEVSIRNKYNDILTARDKVQLAQKWEAICLNKMNNAQFKFEKGLISKEEVLKAKEDYLDAKYQTYLAIYNYNILRTEFDTLYVK, translated from the coding sequence ATGAAAAAGCACACAAGCTTGATTATATCGATTTTGACTATAACTGCTGTAACTACTGCTTTTGCTGCTGAAAGCCTGAAATTCAGCATACAGGAATCGAAAAATGTGGCAGCCTCCAACAGCAAACAGGCAGTGATAGATGATTTGAATATTAAGGCTAAGGAAAGTGCACTTCGTGATGCGGAAAAAGATGCAAAAATGAGTACTAGTGTCAATACCAAAATTGATAAATTAAATAACAAGATAGCCAGAGAGGTAAATCCCGCAAAAGCTGCAGCTGAATTGGAATATGCAAAAAAAATCAAGGAGAAAAATTTAAAAAATTTGGAACTTGAAACTTACAAGGCTACATCCAATATGCTACTGATAAAAAAGGAACTTGAAATGGAAAAAGCCAAACAGGATATTTTGAATGAGAAGTACAAAATTGCTGAAGCCCGTTTTAAAGAAGGTAAACTGACAGAGAATGATTTGATTGATGCCAAATATGCCCTTGATTCAAAAGCCATTGATATTAATAAAGTTACAGGCAAGCTTGAAGCTGCAAACCTTGAACTTAGGAGAATTTTGGGCTTCGATATGAGTGAGGATTTGATAGAAATTAAGGATGATTTGGTACTTACTTCAACAAAGAATATTGATATTGAGAAAGTTGTTGAAGATGCTTTAAATAATGACGCTGAGCTGTATATAAAAAGTGAGGAATTAAAAGCAAGCGAAAAAATAATGGAATTTACAAAAGAGGATTATGAACAAGGTACACCTACCTATGATGAAAATATGCTGAATTTGGAAAATGCAAAAGTCAGTTTTGAGGATGCAAAAGTTAATTTGGAAGTATCCATAAGAAATAAATATAATGATATACTTACTGCAAGAGATAAAGTTCAATTGGCCCAGAAGTGGGAGGCAATTTGCTTAAACAAAATGAATAATGCACAGTTTAAGTTTGAAAAAGGATTGATAAGCAAGGAAGAAGTTCTAAAGGCTAAAGAAGATTATTTGGATGCAAAATATCAGACTTATCTTGCTATATATAATTACAACATATTAAGAACCGAATTTGACACCTTATATGTAAAATAG
- a CDS encoding TolC family protein, whose product MKKIISIALIVSMFGILAQANGETGNIITYDKAKEVMLSNNRTLKSLAIEERKMFLNYNSIVQGTKNLKTDGVTFKFGGREFFFEYDDNTKLSLTLAKEYTPAELKYYWNKMIINKTITEKSLYLNMRDLYLGLMKSDKDYKLAQKKYQLAESKHRINKLKFEQGLITRQDLDESEYELLKAEKSVEEAKRNRENTVRSMNSILGADISTEYEEVIFDELKRNITLKPLEYYIEKALAERYEIKSIEEELRLKELKKGIIEKSKLFKKNYNIMEQYEDLELEIETLKVKMEKARFDIENDIKKAYIEIKNDLNTIESTIETIKMQKRNLDKMKQQYERGFISKIVLDEMEIGIEELENMKEYVIYSYNTKIMKLEEAAGLGPAYGKE is encoded by the coding sequence TTGAAAAAAATAATTTCAATAGCTTTGATTGTGAGTATGTTTGGGATATTGGCACAGGCTAATGGTGAAACTGGCAATATAATTACATATGATAAGGCAAAAGAGGTTATGCTTTCCAACAATAGAACTTTAAAAAGTCTTGCTATTGAAGAAAGAAAAATGTTTTTAAATTATAATTCGATAGTCCAGGGTACAAAGAATCTGAAAACCGATGGAGTAACCTTTAAATTTGGAGGTAGAGAGTTCTTTTTTGAATACGATGACAATACCAAATTGAGCTTAACTTTGGCAAAAGAGTATACACCGGCAGAACTTAAATACTATTGGAATAAAATGATAATTAATAAAACTATTACCGAGAAATCGTTGTATTTGAATATGCGCGATTTATATCTCGGATTGATGAAATCCGATAAAGATTATAAACTGGCTCAAAAAAAATATCAGTTGGCTGAAAGCAAACATAGAATCAATAAACTGAAATTTGAGCAGGGCCTGATTACCAGGCAGGATTTAGATGAGTCGGAATATGAGCTTCTTAAAGCAGAAAAAAGTGTGGAGGAAGCAAAGCGTAATAGAGAGAATACAGTAAGGTCCATGAATTCAATATTGGGAGCGGATATATCAACAGAGTATGAAGAGGTCATATTTGACGAGTTAAAAAGAAACATTACCCTCAAACCTTTGGAATATTATATTGAGAAAGCTTTGGCAGAGAGATATGAGATTAAAAGTATTGAGGAAGAACTGCGTTTGAAAGAGCTGAAAAAAGGAATTATTGAGAAAAGCAAACTGTTTAAAAAGAATTATAACATTATGGAACAATATGAAGATTTGGAACTTGAAATCGAAACTCTCAAAGTAAAAATGGAAAAAGCCAGGTTTGATATTGAAAATGATATTAAGAAGGCATATATCGAAATTAAAAATGATTTGAATACTATTGAAAGTACTATAGAGACAATAAAAATGCAGAAAAGAAATTTGGATAAGATGAAGCAACAGTATGAGAGAGGATTTATATCTAAAATCGTACTTGATGAGATGGAGATTGGAATTGAAGAGCTGGAAAATATGAAAGAGTATGTGATATACAGCTATAATACGAAAATAATGAAGCTTGAAGAAGCAGCAGGATTAGGTCCTGCATATGGGAAGGAGTGA
- the proB gene encoding glutamate 5-kinase: MNDIELRKNLGKAKRIVVKVGTSTLTYENGKINFTRIDKLVRVLSDLANQEKEVVLVTSGAIGVGVSKLKLQSKPKTVREKQAVAAVGQLELMHIYDKFFSEYGHVVAQILLTRDIVENHEAREHVINTFETLIEKGIIPIVNENDSVAVDEIESGVNRVFGDNDTLSAMVGEIVRADLLIILTDIGGFYDSDPRKNSDAKRISIIKEITPEIEQYAGGVGSARGTGGMITKLAAAKIAASAGIDMVIANGEDPNVIFRILDGEDVGSVFLHRG; the protein is encoded by the coding sequence ATGAATGATATTGAGTTACGTAAGAATTTAGGAAAAGCAAAAAGAATAGTTGTTAAAGTTGGTACTTCCACTCTGACTTATGAAAATGGTAAAATTAATTTTACAAGAATTGACAAACTTGTAAGAGTGTTGTCCGACCTTGCAAATCAGGAGAAAGAAGTAGTATTGGTTACATCCGGCGCAATCGGAGTTGGAGTCAGTAAACTCAAGCTGCAAAGTAAACCCAAGACAGTTAGGGAGAAACAGGCAGTGGCTGCAGTAGGGCAGCTTGAACTGATGCATATATATGACAAGTTTTTTTCGGAGTATGGACATGTAGTGGCACAAATACTTCTTACCCGAGACATAGTTGAGAACCATGAAGCTAGAGAACATGTTATCAATACATTTGAAACTTTAATAGAGAAAGGTATTATTCCGATTGTAAATGAAAACGATTCGGTTGCAGTGGATGAAATTGAATCGGGGGTAAACAGAGTTTTTGGAGATAACGATACTCTGTCGGCAATGGTTGGAGAGATTGTAAGGGCTGATTTACTAATAATACTGACAGATATTGGCGGATTTTATGACAGTGATCCCAGAAAAAACAGTGATGCAAAGAGGATTTCGATTATAAAAGAGATTACCCCAGAAATAGAACAGTATGCAGGAGGTGTCGGCTCGGCAAGAGGTACAGGGGGGATGATTACAAAATTAGCGGCAGCAAAAATCGCAGCATCTGCCGGTATAGATATGGTTATTGCCAATGGGGAAGATCCTAATGTAATATTCAGAATTCTTGATGGAGAAGATGTAGGTTCCGTCTTTTTACATAGGGGGTGA
- a CDS encoding efflux RND transporter periplasmic adaptor subunit, with translation MKKGIIILIIVVFVIGGLAVAVATFGENFESVFAFNQGIIYPVKAHKIEKGSISTKVSATGFIEEIEKSEVYIETPLKVSKLLVDVNDKVTKGQKLMELDMDELISQLEKLKIDRNVQKLSLDSPVTEAEIKKAESAVNAAENTLADAEKKLAENKLLYEASAITKSELEASEKAVDDAKRALDNAKLTYESAVSSKNMDRRVKEESLKAIELSIKELEKKIEKLNNSVLSPIDGVIVEVNVQQGSFTNSAMPAFKISNTDELRIKAKVNEYNVRGVQIGQKVVITGEGIDKDANVLGKVESISPVAKTNITSGGEEIAVEVLISIEESEVPLKPGLSVTCDIYTNEKDNILLAPLNIYKEDKDGNMFAYVISEDNIAVEKKIKFGLVSDVMGEVLEGLNEGDLVILDPQPTHKDGIKVKILNDN, from the coding sequence ATGAAGAAAGGAATAATTATATTAATAATTGTGGTTTTTGTTATTGGTGGTTTGGCAGTAGCAGTTGCAACTTTTGGAGAAAATTTTGAATCGGTATTTGCATTTAATCAAGGAATTATTTATCCGGTCAAAGCTCATAAAATTGAAAAGGGTTCAATCTCTACCAAGGTTTCGGCAACCGGTTTTATTGAAGAAATAGAAAAAAGTGAGGTTTATATTGAAACTCCGCTTAAAGTAAGCAAGTTACTTGTTGACGTAAATGATAAAGTTACAAAAGGTCAGAAACTGATGGAACTTGATATGGACGAATTGATTTCACAGCTGGAAAAACTTAAAATAGACAGAAATGTGCAGAAACTGTCTTTAGATTCTCCTGTTACTGAAGCGGAGATAAAAAAGGCGGAATCGGCAGTTAATGCAGCAGAAAATACTCTGGCTGATGCTGAGAAAAAGCTTGCGGAAAACAAATTACTCTATGAAGCCAGTGCAATTACAAAAAGTGAACTGGAAGCTTCGGAAAAAGCAGTGGATGATGCAAAAAGGGCTCTAGATAATGCAAAGCTTACTTATGAATCCGCCGTATCAAGCAAAAATATGGACAGGAGAGTTAAGGAAGAGAGTTTAAAAGCAATAGAATTAAGTATAAAGGAACTTGAAAAAAAGATTGAAAAACTGAACAATTCGGTATTAAGTCCCATAGATGGGGTTATTGTGGAGGTTAATGTCCAGCAGGGGTCTTTTACCAACAGTGCCATGCCGGCTTTTAAAATATCCAATACCGATGAATTGAGGATTAAAGCCAAAGTTAACGAATACAACGTAAGAGGTGTGCAAATAGGTCAGAAAGTTGTAATAACCGGTGAAGGTATAGATAAAGATGCCAATGTGCTTGGAAAGGTTGAAAGCATATCTCCTGTTGCAAAGACTAATATTACATCAGGAGGAGAAGAGATTGCGGTTGAAGTCCTTATTTCCATTGAAGAGTCAGAAGTTCCGTTGAAACCGGGATTGAGTGTTACCTGTGACATTTATACCAACGAGAAAGACAATATATTATTAGCGCCTTTAAACATTTATAAAGAGGATAAAGACGGCAATATGTTTGCTTATGTTATTAGTGAGGATAATATTGCAGTTGAAAAGAAGATAAAGTTTGGTCTGGTATCCGATGTGATGGGAGAAGTTTTAGAAGGATTAAATGAAGGGGATTTGGTTATACTTGACCCGCAACCTACCCATAAAGACGGTATAAAGGTAAAAATTTTAAATGACAATTAA
- a CDS encoding IS1182 family transposase, translating to MPLNNLTHKDYTIRGDFYQLKLPLNIEYMIPNDDSVRLLGQIVEEMDLTELYKTYSRIRKKQATPTQMLKVMLYGYMNNCYTTRKIESACKRDINFMYLLEGSPAPDYTTIARFRSLHFAPVSENLMAQFTEILAECGELSMKNLFVDGTKIEASSNKYTFVWKGSVTKNQQKLMDKIPAFFKKAEEDYGFKIVYGDKIKMYHLKKLRRKLCKIKKDEDIEFVYGIGKRKSPLQKTLEQLDEYISRLKKYNKHLHTMGERNSFSKTDPDATFMRMKEDAMKNGQLKPGYNIQFGVDAEYIVWISAGPQPTDTTTLIPFLNSIKSHLRYTYKNIVADSGYESEENYVYLDENNQRAFIKPSNYEVSRTRKYKADISIKENMIYDKEKDIYICSNGKKLVVTGIKFSKSKTGYISKKTCYTCEDCSECTFKSKCIRGNSKKPLEERTKRLEVSKSFQQKREEALERILSEEGTELRINRSIQVEGVIGEIKQDMGFRRFLCRGKKNILAECILLALAHNVNKLHNKIQSKRCATYLHPLKTA from the coding sequence ATGCCACTAAATAATTTAACACATAAAGATTATACCATTCGCGGTGATTTCTATCAATTAAAATTACCGTTAAATATTGAGTACATGATACCTAATGATGATTCTGTCAGGTTGCTGGGTCAGATAGTGGAGGAGATGGATTTAACAGAATTATATAAGACCTATTCCCGTATAAGGAAAAAACAAGCAACCCCAACACAGATGCTGAAGGTCATGCTCTACGGATATATGAATAATTGTTATACTACTCGAAAAATTGAAAGTGCTTGTAAGAGAGATATCAACTTTATGTACCTTCTTGAAGGGTCTCCTGCTCCAGATTATACAACAATAGCGAGATTTCGGAGCCTTCATTTTGCACCTGTTTCAGAAAATCTTATGGCACAATTTACTGAAATACTTGCTGAATGTGGAGAACTTTCAATGAAGAATCTTTTTGTTGATGGGACAAAAATTGAAGCTTCTTCAAACAAATATACTTTTGTCTGGAAAGGTTCTGTTACTAAAAATCAGCAAAAACTTATGGATAAGATTCCTGCATTTTTTAAGAAAGCAGAAGAAGATTACGGATTTAAAATTGTATATGGAGATAAAATCAAAATGTATCATCTAAAAAAGCTTAGGCGTAAACTATGCAAAATAAAAAAGGATGAAGATATCGAATTTGTCTATGGAATAGGAAAAAGAAAATCTCCTCTCCAAAAAACATTGGAACAGCTGGATGAATACATATCAAGACTTAAGAAATATAATAAGCATTTACATACCATGGGAGAGAGAAATAGTTTTTCAAAAACAGACCCTGATGCAACCTTCATGAGAATGAAAGAAGATGCTATGAAGAATGGGCAATTAAAACCTGGTTACAATATTCAGTTTGGAGTAGATGCTGAATACATAGTATGGATAAGTGCTGGTCCTCAGCCTACAGATACAACCACTCTAATACCATTCTTAAACAGTATCAAAAGTCATTTGAGGTATACTTACAAAAATATAGTTGCTGATTCAGGGTATGAAAGTGAGGAAAATTACGTTTATCTTGATGAAAACAACCAACGTGCGTTTATTAAACCATCCAATTATGAAGTTAGTAGGACACGTAAGTATAAAGCAGATATTAGCATAAAGGAAAATATGATATATGACAAAGAAAAGGATATTTACATATGTAGTAATGGAAAAAAGCTTGTAGTAACAGGAATAAAGTTCAGTAAAAGCAAAACAGGATATATAAGTAAGAAAACCTGCTATACATGCGAAGACTGTAGTGAATGTACTTTCAAATCAAAATGCATTAGGGGAAACAGCAAAAAACCGCTGGAAGAACGGACTAAACGTCTTGAGGTATCTAAATCATTCCAGCAAAAACGTGAGGAAGCCTTAGAAAGAATCCTCAGTGAAGAAGGAACTGAACTCAGAATAAATCGGAGTATTCAGGTCGAAGGGGTTATTGGAGAAATAAAACAAGATATGGGATTCAGACGTTTCTTGTGTAGAGGCAAAAAGAATATCTTAGCAGAATGTATTCTTCTTGCTTTAGCACATAATGTAAACAAGCTGCATAACAAAATTCAGTCAAAACGATGTGCCACGTATTTACATCCATTAAAGACAGCATAA
- a CDS encoding ABC transporter ATP-binding protein, which translates to MIIDIRDLGKVYKNGKVSVTALRHVNLSVDKGEFISIMGPSGSGKSTLMNIIGCLDRATSGKYILDGVDISKLNSRELAKIRNLKIGFVFQSFNLLPRMTALRNVELPMIYAGVGAKERRKRAIEALERVALKERMNHKPNEMSGGQRQRVAIARALVNNPSIILADEPTGNLDSYSSEEIMAVFQDLNRDGVTIILVTHEPDIAQHTKRFVKFKDGLMVEDKIIENPLDAREVVRLNKMERMA; encoded by the coding sequence GTGATCATCGATATAAGAGATTTAGGCAAGGTTTATAAAAACGGAAAGGTTTCTGTAACTGCATTAAGGCATGTGAATTTGTCCGTTGATAAAGGTGAATTTATTTCGATAATGGGTCCGTCGGGTTCCGGCAAATCAACTTTAATGAACATTATAGGATGTCTTGATCGTGCAACTTCCGGAAAATATATATTGGATGGTGTGGATATTTCCAAGCTGAATTCAAGAGAATTAGCAAAAATAAGAAATTTAAAAATAGGATTTGTTTTTCAGTCCTTTAATCTCCTTCCTAGAATGACGGCTTTGCGAAATGTAGAACTTCCTATGATATATGCAGGGGTGGGTGCGAAGGAGAGAAGAAAAAGGGCTATTGAAGCTCTTGAAAGAGTTGCATTAAAAGAGAGGATGAATCACAAGCCCAATGAAATGTCGGGAGGTCAAAGGCAAAGAGTTGCTATAGCAAGGGCGCTGGTAAACAATCCTTCAATTATACTTGCCGACGAGCCGACGGGGAATTTGGATAGTTACTCCAGCGAGGAAATTATGGCTGTTTTTCAGGATCTTAACAGGGATGGTGTAACTATAATTCTTGTCACTCATGAACCGGATATAGCTCAACATACAAAAAGGTTTGTGAAATTTAAGGATGGGCTAATGGTAGAAGATAAGATAATTGAAAATCCTCTTGATGCAAGAGAGGTTGTAAGGCTGAATAAAATGGAACGAATGGCCTGA